The sequence below is a genomic window from Vicinamibacterales bacterium.
GCGTTGTGGCGTTACGGCAACACGGCCATCGCCGATCCGTGGCGTTTGCGGCAAGTCACGCGCCAGTATGACATCGTGCACGTGCATTTTCCTTTTTACGGCACGGCGGAGGTCTTGGCGCTTTTGCGCATCATGGGGAGCATCAAGCGCCTGGTCATGACGCTGCACATGGATGCCAAGGTCGAGGCGGCGCGCGATTGGATCTTGGGCATCAACCGGATTTTTTTTCAACCATGGGTAATCGGTTCCGCCGATGCGCTCTTGGTCAGCTCGCTCGATTATGCGCGGCACGCGTCATTCGCGCGCTTCGTCGATTCAAGCAAGATGCACGAACTGCCGTTTGGCGTGGATGAAAATATTTTCAGCCCCGGCGCACGGCGTCCCGATAAATTCGGGATTCCGGAAACAGCCAAAGTCGTGGCTTTCGTGGGCGGGATGGATAAGCCACATGCTTTCAAGGGCGTGGACGTCTTGCTCAAAGCTTTTGCCGAACTGCCGCAAGATACCTGGCTCATTTTAGGCGGCGCAGGGGAGTTGCGGCGCGGGTATGAAAAACAGGCGCAGACTTTGGGTATCGCCGCACGGACAAAGTTCGTGGGACGCGTGGCAGAAAATGATTTGCCGGATGTCTATCGCGCCGCGGATGTTTTTGCTTTTCCTTCGACTTCCCAAGCCGAAGCTTTCGGTTTGGTGGCGCTTGAGGCCGAAGCGTGCGGCGTGCCGGTCGTGGCCTCGGATTTGCCCGGCGTGCGCACGGTCGTGGAGGATAAAGTCACGGGTCTGCTCACGC
It includes:
- a CDS encoding glycosyltransferase family 4 protein gives rise to the protein ALWRYGNTAIADPWRLRQVTRQYDIVHVHFPFYGTAEVLALLRIMGSIKRLVMTLHMDAKVEAARDWILGINRIFFQPWVIGSADALLVSSLDYARHASFARFVDSSKMHELPFGVDENIFSPGARRPDKFGIPETAKVVAFVGGMDKPHAFKGVDVLLKAFAELPQDTWLILGGAGELRRGYEKQAQTLGIAARTKFVGRVAENDLPDVYRAADVFAFPSTSQAEAFGLVALEAEACGVPVVASDLPGVRTVVEDKVTGLLTPPDDARELAAHLRLLLENPGMREEFGRAARERVLARFTWSRHADGLTKIYSDLCA